CCAGGTTGAGCAGTAGCCGGTTGGTGCCCGGCCGCCGAAACAGCAGCTCATCGGCCAGCGGGGCCAGCGGCGCGCCCTCGCCCCCGGCCGCCACGTGCTTCTGCCGGAAATCGGAGAGCGTAATAATACCCGTGAGCACCGCCAGATGGTCGCCGTCGCCGATTTGCAGCGTGGCATGGTGCGCAAAACCTTCCTGCCCGTGCTGGTGGCGCGGCGCGTGCCAGATAGTCTGCCCGTGGCTGGCCAGCACATCCACGGCCGCCGGCGGCACCCGCCAGCGGGCCAGGCAATCGAGCACCAGCTGGGCATGGTAGCGGGCCAGCCCGGCATGCAGCAGCACCAGCTCTTCCAGCTGCACCACCGGCTGGCTGATGGCCCGCAGGCGCTGCTGCCAGTCAGCCGGGTACGGCACGGTAGCAAACTCTTCCAGCGCAACCTGCAGTGAGGGGCCGGCGCCGGTGCAGCGGCACAGCGCCACGTCGAGCCCATCGAGCGAGGTGCCCGACATCAGCCCCACGATGCGGCGGCTGGGCTGCTGCGCCACGGCCAGCAAACGGCTCAGGTGTGGATTCATCTGGAGAATGAAGAATTGGAAATGAGGAATGAAGAATTACGCGGGCAATAATTCCTCATTCCTCATTCTGCATTCCCAATTTCTGACTCAGCTTGGGATTATCGTGGTGCCGGGTGGCGTCGCGCTGGGTTTTCTTGGCCAGGTTGCGGGCGAGGGCTTCGGTAAGGTCGATGCCGGTCTGATTGGCCAGGCAGATGACGACAAACAGCACATCGGCCAGCTCATCGCCCAGCTCGCGGCCCTTGTCTGACTCCTTGAACGACTGCTCGCCGTACTGCCGCGCAATGAGGCGCGCCACCTCCCCCACCTCCTCGGTCAGGATGGCCATGTTGGTTAACTCGCTGAAGTAGCGCACACCGGTGGTGTTTATCCACTCGTCTACCGTAGCCTGGGCCTGCTGAATAGTCATTATATTAATTATTTACTATATTCAAACTTCTAAGCCGGCGAATCAAGCACGATGGTTACCGGCCCGTCGTTGAGCAGGCGCACCTGCATATCGGCCCCGAAAATGCCGGTGGGCACGGCCTGGCCCAGCTCCTGCGCCACCAGCGCCACGAAGCGCTCGTAGAGCGGCTCGGCCACGGCGGGCGGCGCGGCCCCGATGTAGCTGGGCCGGTTGCCCTTGCGCGCATCGGCCAGCAGCGTAAACTGGCTCACTACCAGCACCTGGCCGCCCACGTCGCGCACGCTGCGGTTCATCTGGCCCTGCTCGTCGTTGAAAATCCGCAGGCCCACCAGCTTGCGGGCCAGCCACGTCAGGGCCGCCTCGTCGTCGGTGGGCGCGCAGCCGGCCAGCACCAGCAGGCCGGGGCCAATCTGGCCGGTAATCGTATCCTTGACGGTAACGGAAGCTTCGCGAACACGCTGGATAACAAGGCGCATAGTTGGTTTGTGGAAATTGGTTTTTAGTTTTGTTTTATTTATTTTTAAATATATTACTTAATAATTATATTATTTAATGAAATCAAGCCTACCTTTTGATTTTCAGACTATCCAGGTGGTGCTGGTAGCGGCGGGCGTTCTGCTTGTGCTGAGCAAAGGTGGCGGCAAAATCGGAAAAGCCGCTGCCATCGGGCCGGGCGCAGAAAAAGACGTAGTGGTGGTGCGCGGGGCGTAGCACCGCCTCCAGCGCCTGCGGGTAGGGCGTGGTGATGGGGCCGGGCGGCAGGCCTTTGTGCCGGTAGGTGTTATAGGGCGAATCGACGCTTTTATCGACGTTGAGCACGCGCTTGCGGGTGCCCAGGCCGTGCAGCGGCCACAGCAGCGTGGGGTCGGCCTGCAAGGGCTGGCCCCGGCGCAGGCGGTTGAGGTAGACACCCGCGATAATGGGCTTATCAGTAGGCTGGGCCGTTTCGCGCTGTACGATGCTGGCGAGGACCGCTACCTGCACCGGGGTCATGTTCAACGAGTCGGCTTCGGCCAGCCGCTTAGCATTCCAGAAGCGCCGGTGGCGGGCGGCCACCGAGTCGAGGAAGGCCGCGGCCGGGGTAGGCCAGCACAGCCGCAGCTGGCCCGGTATGAAAAGCGTCCGCACGGTAGCGGTGTCGAGGCCGTAGCGCCCGACCAGGTACGCGTTATCGGCCAGCAGCATATGCAGCCGGGCGGTATCGGTGTCGAGCTGGCGGCC
The sequence above is drawn from the Hymenobacter baengnokdamensis genome and encodes:
- a CDS encoding nucleotide pyrophosphohydrolase, which codes for MTIQQAQATVDEWINTTGVRYFSELTNMAILTEEVGEVARLIARQYGEQSFKESDKGRELGDELADVLFVVICLANQTGIDLTEALARNLAKKTQRDATRHHDNPKLSQKLGMQNEE
- the mltG gene encoding endolytic transglycosylase MltG, with translation MTEPVVPVLVVDSSRPTRQSRRGWLVVLVLALAALAAGLAYQLLYRSNVPAAVEGPAYLYIRRGAGLKAVLDSLRQPGQLSRPEDFACVARWRGYGSPARPVRPGRYTLPAGTGNLDLLRLLESGRQDTLVFTLRPFHYLPQLPRQAGRQLDTDTARLHMLLADNAYLVGRYGLDTATVRTLFIPGQLRLCWPTPAAAFLDSVAARHRRFWNAKRLAEADSLNMTPVQVAVLASIVQRETAQPTDKPIIAGVYLNRLRRGQPLQADPTLLWPLHGLGTRKRVLNVDKSVDSPYNTYRHKGLPPGPITTPYPQALEAVLRPAHHHYVFFCARPDGSGFSDFAATFAQHKQNARRYQHHLDSLKIKR
- the dtd gene encoding D-aminoacyl-tRNA deacylase; its protein translation is MRLVIQRVREASVTVKDTITGQIGPGLLVLAGCAPTDDEAALTWLARKLVGLRIFNDEQGQMNRSVRDVGGQVLVVSQFTLLADARKGNRPSYIGAAPPAVAEPLYERFVALVAQELGQAVPTGIFGADMQVRLLNDGPVTIVLDSPA